The Ictalurus punctatus breed USDA103 unplaced genomic scaffold, Coco_2.0 Super-Scaffold_100056, whole genome shotgun sequence genome has a window encoding:
- the LOC128630389 gene encoding TBC1 domain family member 10A isoform X1, producing the protein MMEWFMCAFSRTLPWASVLRVWDMFLCDGVKMIFCVGLVVLTSMLGTRDKLKACPGHYETMEVLRAIEPRYMQEGFFVLQVLELQVSAQDVEREQRTQLKRWKKKRGEPGPKLPQRMHSARTIMATEPHTHQDLRQKPTIMVQYPSVPEEKSEPNLRKKRGSLKKNQALIPNPYALPGESKPSQILDIQLLNQENLNPVLPNPPSHPPRLPTMQENQVKETSTSTERLVQRPRIPPSIRNRGNLSLCNIYPS; encoded by the exons ATGATGGAGTGGTTCATGTGCGCCTTCTCCAGAACTCTGCCCTGGGCCTCGGTCCTCAGAGTGTGGGACATGTTCCTGTGTGACg GAGTGAAAATGATATTCTGTGTGGGTTTGGTGGTGTTGACGTCCATGCTGGGTACTCGGGATAAGCTCAAGGCCTGTCCGGGTCATTATGAGACCATGGAGGTCCTCAGAGCGATTGAGCCTAGATACATGCAGGAGGGCTTCTTCGTGCTCCAG GTTCTGGAGTTGCAGGTATCGGCACAGGACGTGGAACGTGAGCAACGCACGCAGCTGAAGCGCTGGAAGAAGAAGCGCGGCGAGCCCGGCCCCAAACTCCCTCAGAGAATGCACAGTGCTCGCACCATCATGGCCACCGAGCCTCATACACACCAAGACCTCCGCCAGAAACCCACCATTATGGTCCAGTACCCATCGGTCCCTGAGGAGAAGTCCGAGCCGAACCTcaggaagaagagagggagcCTGAAGAAAAACCAAGCCCTCATTCCGAACCCCTACGCGCTACCTGGTGAGTCTAAACCTAGTCAGATATTGGACATACAGCTTCTGAACCAGGAAAATCTCAATCCTGTACTTCCAAATCCACCATCGCATCCACCACGGCTCCCTACAATGCAGGAAAatcaggtcaaagagacgagcACTTCTACAGAGCGACTCGTGCAGCGTCCTCGAATTCCTCCATCGATAAGAAACCGGGGGAATCTATCCCTCTGCAACATCTATCCCTCCTAA
- the LOC128630389 gene encoding TBC1 domain family member 10A isoform X2: MIFCVGLVVLTSMLGTRDKLKACPGHYETMEVLRAIEPRYMQEGFFVLQVLELQVSAQDVEREQRTQLKRWKKKRGEPGPKLPQRMHSARTIMATEPHTHQDLRQKPTIMVQYPSVPEEKSEPNLRKKRGSLKKNQALIPNPYALPGESKPSQILDIQLLNQENLNPVLPNPPSHPPRLPTMQENQVKETSTSTERLVQRPRIPPSIRNRGNLSLCNIYPS, from the exons ATGATATTCTGTGTGGGTTTGGTGGTGTTGACGTCCATGCTGGGTACTCGGGATAAGCTCAAGGCCTGTCCGGGTCATTATGAGACCATGGAGGTCCTCAGAGCGATTGAGCCTAGATACATGCAGGAGGGCTTCTTCGTGCTCCAG GTTCTGGAGTTGCAGGTATCGGCACAGGACGTGGAACGTGAGCAACGCACGCAGCTGAAGCGCTGGAAGAAGAAGCGCGGCGAGCCCGGCCCCAAACTCCCTCAGAGAATGCACAGTGCTCGCACCATCATGGCCACCGAGCCTCATACACACCAAGACCTCCGCCAGAAACCCACCATTATGGTCCAGTACCCATCGGTCCCTGAGGAGAAGTCCGAGCCGAACCTcaggaagaagagagggagcCTGAAGAAAAACCAAGCCCTCATTCCGAACCCCTACGCGCTACCTGGTGAGTCTAAACCTAGTCAGATATTGGACATACAGCTTCTGAACCAGGAAAATCTCAATCCTGTACTTCCAAATCCACCATCGCATCCACCACGGCTCCCTACAATGCAGGAAAatcaggtcaaagagacgagcACTTCTACAGAGCGACTCGTGCAGCGTCCTCGAATTCCTCCATCGATAAGAAACCGGGGGAATCTATCCCTCTGCAACATCTATCCCTCCTAA